One Lytechinus pictus isolate F3 Inbred chromosome 12, Lp3.0, whole genome shotgun sequence genomic region harbors:
- the LOC129272860 gene encoding uncharacterized protein LOC129272860: protein MPISSTRSPPNTTRSQYRIKRSQLRLIRSGRNEQTSDSNSSRDVSLRSSGVAMSSDASTASITCSVKPSSVPQPRLLGRRGRCETPVPREDADDLSDVDNQLTKEDTLNQRCRLDNLVNEPDVDLLHQRLPSIDQRPVSRHVVYTVQYDGKTGDKTKSSSTMSAIVSSSFDSPRTLRAKAMQKDLRETVSMTKLSRQDRDIKVKFARTTFPSDAFVDECTKNRILSWLENVETAQIEDSIDSKTLTAIQEEAL, encoded by the coding sequence ATGCCGATCTCTTCCACCCGATCACCACCGAACACAACCCGATCTCAGTATCGGATCAAACGAAGCCAACTTCGGCTAATCCGATCCGGTCGGAACGAACAGACGAGTGACTCGAATTCTTCCCGTGATGTCAGCTTACGGAGCAGCGGGGTGGCCATGTCGTCGGACGCGTCGACGGCTTCGATCACGTGTTCAGTGAAACCGAGTTCAGTGCCTCAACCGAGACTCTTAGGGAGGCGAGGGAGATGTGAAACTCCTGTGCCTCGTGAAGACGCTGATGATCTTTCCGATGTCGACAACCAGCTTACCAAGGAGGACACATTAAACCAACGATGTCGACTCGATAACCTCGTCAACGAACCCGATGTAGATCTCCTTCACCAGAGGCTTCCCAGCATCGATCAGCGACCCGTTTCCCGACACGTTGTCTATACCGTTCAATACGACGGCAAGACGGGTGACAAGACCAAGTCATCAAGTACCATGTCCGCCATAGTTTCCTCGTCCTTTGATTCACCGCGTACCTTAAGAGCGAAAGCGATGCAGAAGGACCTTCGAGAAACAGTGAGTATGACCAAGCTGTCGAGACAAGATAGAGACATCAAAGTGAAGTTTGCGAGGACAACGTTTCCAAGCGATGCCTTCGTCGATGAGTGCACAAAGAATCGGATTTTATCTTGGTTGGAGAATGTAGAGACAGCTCAGATTGAAGATTCGATTGATTCTAAAACCTTGACGGCTATCCAAGAAGAAGCACTCTGA